TCAATGAGACTGGCCTGTCCTTCACTGTATTTTTTATTTACTATGCGGAAGCCCTCGCTTGCAGTGGCCAGTTGCTCTTTCGCGGCTTCGAAGCCGGTTTCGGATGTACGCATGTCCTCAAAAGCACTTATAACCTGCAGGCTTATGCGGCTCCTCACCTCTTCAAGCTGCTTATCAACCTGGTCGCTTGCGATGAGAGACTGTTTGATCTTTGACTTGTTCTGTAGCCCGGCAAAAAGGTCCCAGGTCAATACAGCTGAAGCCTGGAGATAATCCTGGTTTTTGTTGAATCGGTATTTTTCTCCCTGGAAACCGTAATCAGCCACAACGAGAATATCCGGAAGCCTTGCTGCCCTGTTCATATTCACCGCCATATCGGAAATCTTCCGGTATTGTTCGAGGTTTTTAATTTCTTCCCGGTTTTTACCGGCCATATCAATAAAATCAGAAACCATACCTGAAGGAGCAACCCATTCACCGGGATCTTCCACGGTTATCGAATCTTTTAACGGCCGGTTCAGAAGAAAATTGAAATAGGCACCTGCCAGTTCTGCATTCTTATGAGCATTGTTCAATTGCTGATCAAATTTATGAAGCTCGGTTTCAGAGCGCAACAATACATCGCGGGTCACCTTATTATTTTCAAACAGGCTTTTATTGATCCTGATGTTCTCAAGAAGCAGGCTCCGTGTGCTGTTCAACATGGTCAGCACATTTTGTGACATGCACAAGTTGTAATATGCTTTTTTGATCTCAGCCACAAGCTCGCGCTTGTATTGTTCAATATTGATTTGTTCGGTAACCGTTTGCTCTCGCTTAATTCGGGCGTTATAATAAATATCCGTATTAAAGAGAGGCTGTACCAGCCTGAGTTTGGTTTCATGCTCAGTGGGCCTCAGAAAAGCAATCTCCTGGTTTTCAAGAACCGGAAACTGGTTTGAAGAAGTAAGCTGGTTGAGTGTCATATAAACCGGGTTCAGCAGATCACCTACCGGGAATTCAATAACACGGCCGCCTTCTGAAACCGTATACCGGGCATTTACCGAAACGGAAGGATAGAAAAGACCTCTTGCCTGTTTCAATTGCTGCAGGCTCATTTCATAATTGTTTTGCTTTTGCTGTAAAGCCAGGTTGTTTTGAAGACCGGTTTTAATATAATCCTGCAGTACAGGCTGAGCCGACAACTGAGTTAACCAGAAAAGTAATCCTATAACCAAATGAGATTTCATGGATAAATAGTTTAGATACTTAATTATTTTCAATACTCCGACATTTGCTTCATGTTTTCGTAAATCGTAGAGAAAAGATTTTTGATGAGAATAATATCTTCTTTTGAAGCATTTTCATATAATTTTTCGGCGAACACAAATCGTTCCTTCTCAAATTCTTCATACTTCTGGTTAATAATGTACCCTTTATCCGAAAGTCTCAGATTCACCTCTTTCTTATTTTTGGCCTTATAGCGGGCTATATATCGCTTACTGACAAGCCGTTTAATTGTTTGTGAAATAGCACCCTTGGTGACACCGGAAATTTCGGCGAGTTGCGTTACATTAATTTCAGGATTGGCAGCAATGTAATGCATGGCATGAATTTCAGTCACATAAAGCAGGTCACCGGTTCCAAAATCCCTGGGTTTTTTGTCAATTACCGAATATAAATGAAGGATCCGGGTAAAGAGGTCAATCATCGAATGCAATTCCTCATTCATAATAAATATTGTTTAGATACTTAACAAAAGTATATATTATTTAGATACTAAACTATTTTTCTGTTATTTTTTGATTCTGTTTGTAGGATACGCTAACCATTAATTTTATAACTTCCCTCCCTTTAAAAGAAAATCCATGAAAATATTCCGGTTCTTGGCTTATTCAGGTATGGTTTGCCTGCTGTTCTTTACATCCTGTAAGAAAAATACTGAAAAACTTTATCTTGGAGTTCCGGTATCGCAAATTGACAGCCAGCTGACCAGTCTGTTGGAAAACTTCTATCCGCGGATTATTGACACTCTTCACGGCGGTTACTGGACCAATCTTGAAAACGACTGGACCCTGTCAGAGGACCAGGATAAGATGCTTGTAACCCAGGCCCGGGGTTTATGGACTGCAGCAAAAGCCGCTCAGATGTTTCCGGATAACCTGGTTTACAGGAAAGCCGCGGATCACGGGTTTACATTTCTGACAAAACAGATGTGGGACAGCATTCATGGTGGTTTCTATGAGAATTACTTTCCGGATTCAATTCAAAAGGCAGATCCTTCGTTTAAGCTAACCTATGGCAATGCTTTTGCACTTTATGCGTTGTCGGAATATGCCCTGGTTAACAAGGAAAAGGATGTCACTGACTGGGTGAGAAAATCATTTAACTGGCTTGAAACGGAAATGCATGATCCGGAATTAAAAGGTTATTATAATCTCTGGATACCTTCTGATAATTACAAGGAAGAAGCGCTGAAAAAAGCCGGGTGGGGAAATGCCGACTGGAAAGACCAGAACACAAGCATTCACTTGATGGAAGCGCTAACTGCTGCATACAGGGTACTTCCGGAACAGGCTGTAAAGGACAGGTTAACAGAAATGCTTGAACTGGTGCGTGACACCATGACAACTTCAGAAGGTTATCTCCGGCTGTTCTTCACTAAAAACTGGCAACCCATAAGCCTGAGCGATTCTTCAAGAGATTATATTATTAAAAAACCCTACTTCGACCATATCTCATTCGGGCACAATATTGAAACCGCGTATTTGCTGGTGGATGCCTCAGAAGCCCTGTATGG
The window above is part of the Bacteroidales bacterium genome. Proteins encoded here:
- a CDS encoding MarR family transcriptional regulator — protein: MNEELHSMIDLFTRILHLYSVIDKKPRDFGTGDLLYVTEIHAMHYIAANPEINVTQLAEISGVTKGAISQTIKRLVSKRYIARYKAKNKKEVNLRLSDKGYIINQKYEEFEKERFVFAEKLYENASKEDIILIKNLFSTIYENMKQMSEY
- a CDS encoding AGE family epimerase/isomerase, with the protein product MKIFRFLAYSGMVCLLFFTSCKKNTEKLYLGVPVSQIDSQLTSLLENFYPRIIDTLHGGYWTNLENDWTLSEDQDKMLVTQARGLWTAAKAAQMFPDNLVYRKAADHGFTFLTKQMWDSIHGGFYENYFPDSIQKADPSFKLTYGNAFALYALSEYALVNKEKDVTDWVRKSFNWLETEMHDPELKGYYNLWIPSDNYKEEALKKAGWGNADWKDQNTSIHLMEALTAAYRVLPEQAVKDRLTEMLELVRDTMTTSEGYLRLFFTKNWQPISLSDSSRDYIIKKPYFDHISFGHNIETAYLLVDASEALYGSPDSVTLNVATKLIDHTIKNGFDKDFYGLFDKGYRFKPSENIEVIDSAKVWWAQAEAWHALALFSGIYPENTVYPDAFKKMWYYINHHVIDHQYGGWYNSGTDSDPQTIGQRKAHAWKSCYHDGRALMMVMKYASEK
- a CDS encoding TolC family protein, whose protein sequence is MKSHLVIGLLFWLTQLSAQPVLQDYIKTGLQNNLALQQKQNNYEMSLQQLKQARGLFYPSVSVNARYTVSEGGRVIEFPVGDLLNPVYMTLNQLTSSNQFPVLENQEIAFLRPTEHETKLRLVQPLFNTDIYYNARIKREQTVTEQINIEQYKRELVAEIKKAYYNLCMSQNVLTMLNSTRSLLLENIRINKSLFENNKVTRDVLLRSETELHKFDQQLNNAHKNAELAGAYFNFLLNRPLKDSITVEDPGEWVAPSGMVSDFIDMAGKNREEIKNLEQYRKISDMAVNMNRAARLPDILVVADYGFQGEKYRFNKNQDYLQASAVLTWDLFAGLQNKSKIKQSLIASDQVDKQLEEVRSRISLQVISAFEDMRTSETGFEAAKEQLATASEGFRIVNKKYSEGQASLIEYMDARNTLTQAEENLIISKYTCLSKKADFDNIIAVDIPENNN